One window from the genome of Hoplias malabaricus isolate fHopMal1 chromosome 18, fHopMal1.hap1, whole genome shotgun sequence encodes:
- the emsy gene encoding BRCA2-interacting transcriptional repressor EMSY isoform X4: MIQQEKPQLAGTMPVVWPTLLDLSRDECKRILRKLELEAYAGVISALRAQGDLTKDKKDLLGELTKVLSISTERHRAEVRRAVNDERLTTIAYHMSGPNSSSEWSIEGRRLVPLMPRLVPQTAFTVTANAVASATAHQNSSLLLPAETGNKEVVVCYSYTSTTVTPPSVSAPSGSTAAAVKSPRPASPASNVVVLPSGSTVYVKSVSCSDEDEKPRKRRRTNSSGSSPVLLKEVPKVAPPISKTITVPVSGSPKMSNLMQSIANSLPPHMSPVKITFTKPTTQTTNTTTQKVIIVTTSPSSNFVPNILSKSHNYAAMSKLVSSSVLTSTNPKQTMVISAGSSTAPGPTSVAVTTVVSSTPPVVMSTMAQTGSAASAAVKVAAARLPSPKALVGSPSQILQFPKQQQQQQPQQSQSPKGLQGSTISSSPQSTSTPSGSKPTIQIKQESGVKIITQQMQPSKILPKPSSAAMPSSSSSSAPIMVVSSNGAIMTTKLVSTPTGTQATYTRPSVTPTIGARMATSPAGATYVKTTSGSIITVVPKSLATLGGKIISTNIVSGTTTKITTIPMTSKPNVIVVQKTTGKGTTIQGLPGKNVVTTLLNAGGEKALQAVPGAKPAIITASRPITKMIVTQPKGLGSAVQPSSTTKIIPTKIVYGQQGKTQVLIKPKPMAFQTAVVSEQTRQLVSETLQQVTRGVEAGAVPGSSQEVGLKDDSPSYMESSPASSDSTHEAQPVVHVITSRGQDWAEQEVSVEASPTIIYQDVSGEAQSATSTIKALLELQQTTAKEKGETKPRQHTIDLSQMAVPIQMTPERRQSPEPSGQSAGEPETPAESSTIGKSVKAAASEVSASSSYTSALSSTVKSSSTTPSTSSTTPSAQTVVSPAQSRPLEEQAVVEEGELEGDTLDPQTGLFYRSAQPPPPPLQQHRTPPHTLTKTPATPPTPSKVVPGPAEATAVSKRPEQPAPRPLAPVTAVKPTISPSTSSSASSGTAAQPTLHTLSAKPSHTPQLPKLQQAPSSHNRPNTHTQLSQPPPLQAHHPVGSDKTASSSSQVQQPIITQGTAVTKITFGSHQCPPVSSSGEAAAKLQAESSSGLGTSEKSAVSDILKISMMEAEIDPSAESMVVDSSSDCSPFTKAASTSPLISSSKHTHSHTHGAFSRIQKSKELDVIQVIPQYSIMPDSSQSNVVVEPSGFLEITDYTSQRLDEEAAMDQEVDSSNDEGAAASPMEACADQSQ; this comes from the exons ATGATTCAGCAGGAGAAGCCCCAATTGGCTGGCACCATGCCTGTGGTGTGGCCCACCCTCCTGGACCTCAGCAGGGACGAGTGTAAACGAATCCTTCGCAAGCTCG AGCTGGAGGCGTATGCAGGAGTGATCAGTGCTCTCCGTGCTCAAGGGGATTTAACCAAGGACAAGAAGGACCTCCTGGGGGAGCTGACCAAAGTCCTAAG TATCTCAACTGAACGCCATCGTGCAGAGGTTCGCAGAGCAGTGAACGATGAACGTCTCACTACTATCGCGTACCA CATGTCTGGGCCCAACAGCTCTTCTGAGTGGTCTATTGAAGGACGTAGACTCGTCCCTCTGATGCCCAGATTGGTGCCACAGACGGCTTTTACAGTGACGGCCAATGCAGTAGCCAGTGCCACAGCACATCAAAACTCCTCACTGCTCCTCCCAGCAGAGACTGGCAATAAAGAAG TTGTGGTGTGCTACTCATACACCAGCACAACAGTCACGCCCCCTAGTGTCTCTGCCCCTAGCGGAAGCACAGCAGCTGCTGTCAAATCTCCCCGGCCTGCTAGCCCCGCCTCCAATGTGGTGGTCCTACCCAGTGGGAGTACTGTTTATGTAAAGA gtGTGAGTTGTTCCGATGAAGATGAGAAGCCCCGTAAGCGCCGGCGAACTAACTCCTCTGGCTCCTCCCCGGTGCTGCTAAAGGAGGTGCCTAAAGTGGCTCCACCCATTTCCAAGACCATCACAGTGCCAGTCAGCGGCAGCCCTAAGATGAGTAACCTGATGCAGAGCATCGCCAACTCTCTGCCCCCACACATGTCCCCAGTGAAGATCACCTTCACCAAGCCCACCACACAGACCACCAATACCACCACTCAGAAG GTGATCATTGTTACTACGTCACCAAGCTCCAACTTTGTACCCAACATCCTCTCCAAGTCACATAACTACGCAGCCATGTCTAAGCTGGTTTCCAGCTCGGTGCTGACCTCGACCAATCCGAAGCAGACTATGGTGATATCAGCAGGCTCTAGTACTGCTCCAGGACCCACCTCTGTCGCTGTGACAACTGTGGTGTCCTCCACCCCTCCAGTGGTCATGTCCACCATGGCTCAAA CTGGGTCTGCAGCTTCCGCAGCAGTAAAAGTAGCTGCAGCAAGGCTACCTTCTCCAAAGGCTCTGGTGGGCTCGCCGTCTCAGATTCTGCAGTttcccaaacaacaacagcagcagcaaccACAGCAGTCCCAGTCTCCTAAAGGATTGCAGGGCTCCACCATCTCCTCCTCCCCTCAGAGCACCAGCACCCCTTCAGGGTCCAAACCCACCATCCAGATCAAACAGGAATCAG GTGTGAAGATCATCACACAGCAGATGCAACCCAGTAAGATCTTACCGAAACCCTCCAGTGCAGCTATGcctagcagcagcagcagttccGCTCCCATCATGGTGGTCAGCAGCAATGGGGCCATTATGACCACAAAGCTAGTCTCAACCCCTACAG GGACCCAGGCCACCTACACTCGACCATCTGTCACTCCCACCATTGGAGCCCGAATGGCCACATCACCAGCCGGAGCTACTTATGTGAAGACCACCAGTGGCAGTATCATTACTGTGGTGCCGAAGTCTTTGGCCACACTAGGGGGAAAGATCATCAGCACTAACATTGTGTCTG GCACCACCACAAAGATCACCACCATTCCCATGACCTCCAAGCCCAATGTAATCGTGGTGCAAAAGACCACAGGGAAAGGAACCACCATCCAGGGCTTGCCTGGGAAAAACGTGGTCACCACACTGTTAAACGCAGGG GGGGAGAAGGCTCTGCAGGCAGTGCCAGGAGCGAAGCCTGCCATCATCACAGCATCTCGACCAATCACGAAAATGATAGTAACACAGCCGAAGGGTCTGGGTTCTGCGGTGCAACCGTCCAGCACCACTAAGATCATCCCCACCAAGATTGTCTATGGCCAGCAGGGCAAGACTCAG GTGCTGATAAAGCCAAAGCCCATGGCCTTCCAGACAGCCGTGGTGAGTGAGCAGACAAGGCAGCTGGTCAGCGAGACACTGCAGCAGGTGACACGAGGAGTCGAGGCAGGAGCAGTACCGGGCTCCAGTCAGGAGGTGGGGCTGAAGGACGATTCTCCTTCTTATATGGAGAGTAGCCCTGCATCCTCAGACAGTACACACG aagcACAGCCGGTAGTGCACGTAATTACCTCCAGGGGCCAGGACTGGGCAGAGCAGGAGGTTTCCGTAGAAGCGAGTCCCACCATCATTTATCAGGATGTGAGTGGAGAGGCTCAGTCAGCCACATCAACCATTAAAGCCCTGCTGGAGCTGCAGCAGACCACAG CTAAGGAAAAGGGGGAAACTAAGCCCAGGCAGCACACCATCGATCTGAGTCAGATGGCAGTGCCCATCCAGATGACGCCAGAGAGGAGGCAGTCACCTGAGCCCTCAGGCCAGTCTGCAGGAGAGCCGGAAACTCCAGCAGAGTCCAGCACTATAG gTAAATCAGTGAAAGCAGCAGCAAGTGAAGTGTCTGCATCCAGCAGCTATACATCAGCTCTGTCCTCCACTGTGAAGAGCTCCAGCACTACTCCTTCCACAAGCAGCACAACACCCAGTGCTCAG ACTGTCGTGTCTCCAGCTCAGAGCAGGCCTTTGGAGGAGCAGGCTGTAGTGGAGGAGGGCGAGTTAGAGGGCGACACTTTGGACCCTCAGACCGGACTCTTCTACAGATCAGCTCAGCCCCCACCTCCACCCCTCCAACAGCACCGTACACCGCCTCACACCCTCACCAAGACCCCTGCCACCCCACCCACACCTAGCAAAGTCGTCCCAGGCCCAGCTGAAGCAACTGCAGTCTCCAAGAGGCCAGAGCAGCCCGCTCCCAGACCCCTTGCTCCAGTGACTGCGGTAAAACCCACCATCTCTCCTTCAACATCATCTTCTGCCTCCTCTGGAACCGCAGCCCAACCAACGTTGCACACACTGTCTGCCAaaccctcacacactccacaactGCCTAAATTGCAGCAGGCTCCAAGCTCACACAACcggcccaacacacacacacagttgtccCAGCCCCCGCCGCTGCAGGCCCACCACCCAGTCGGCTCAGATAAAacagccagcagcagcagccag GTGCAGCAGCCAATCATCACACAGGGCACTGCAGTCACTAAGATCACATTTGGCAGTCACCAATGTCCACCTGTGTCCAGCAGTGGCGAGGCAGCCGCTAAGCTGCAGGCAGAGTCCAGCTCAGGGCTGGGCACCTCAGAGAAATCAGCCGTCTCAGACATCCTGAAGATTTCCATGATGGAGGCAGAGATTGACCCGAGTGCAGAATCTATGGTGGTGGACTCATCCAGCGACTGCAGCCCCTTCACCAAAGCCGCGTCTACCTCCCCCCTCATCAGCAGCTCCAagcatacacactctcacacacatggtGCCTTCAGCCGCATTCAAAAGAGCAAAGAGCTGGACGTGATACAG GTGATTCCCCAGTACTCCATCATGCCAGATTCAAGTCAGTCGAATGTGGTTGTGGAACCCAGCGGCTTTCTGGAGATCACAGACTACACCAGCCAGCGCCTAGACGAGGAGGCCGCAATGGACCAGGAGGTGGACAGCAGCAACGATGAGGGGGCGGCAGCTAGCCCTATGGAGGCCTGTGCCGACCAATCACAGTGA
- the emsy gene encoding BRCA2-interacting transcriptional repressor EMSY isoform X2, translating into MVQATAQHQWMIQQEKPQLAGTMPVVWPTLLDLSRDECKRILRKLELEAYAGVISALRAQGDLTKDKKDLLGELTKVLSISTERHRAEVRRAVNDERLTTIAYHMSGPNSSSEWSIEGRRLVPLMPRLVPQTAFTVTANAVASATAHQNSSLLLPAETGNKEVVVCYSYTSTTVTPPSVSAPSGSTAAAVKSPRPASPASNVVVLPSGSTVYVKSVSCSDEDEKPRKRRRTNSSGSSPVLLKEVPKVAPPISKTITVPVSGSPKMSNLMQSIANSLPPHMSPVKITFTKPTTQTTNTTTQKVIIVTTSPSSNFVPNILSKSHNYAAMSKLVSSSVLTSTNPKQTMVISAGSSTAPGPTSVAVTTVVSSTPPVVMSTMAQTGSAASAAVKVAAARLPSPKALVGSPSQILQFPKQQQQQQPQQSQSPKGLQGSTISSSPQSTSTPSGSKPTIQIKQESGVKIITQQMQPSKILPKPSSAAMPSSSSSSAPIMVVSSNGAIMTTKLVSTPTGTQATYTRPSVTPTIGARMATSPAGATYVKTTSGSIITVVPKSLATLGGKIISTNIVSGTTTKITTIPMTSKPNVIVVQKTTGKGTTIQGLPGKNVVTTLLNAGGEKALQAVPGAKPAIITASRPITKMIVTQPKGLGSAVQPSSTTKIIPTKIVYGQQGKTQVLIKPKPMAFQTAVVSEQTRQLVSETLQQVTRGVEAGAVPGSSQEVGLKDDSPSYMESSPASSDSTHAQPVVHVITSRGQDWAEQEVSVEASPTIIYQDVSGEAQSATSTIKALLELQQTTAKEKGETKPRQHTIDLSQMAVPIQMTPERRQSPEPSGQSAGEPETPAESSTIGKSVKAAASEVSASSSYTSALSSTVKSSSTTPSTSSTTPSAQTVVSPAQSRPLEEQAVVEEGELEGDTLDPQTGLFYRSAQPPPPPLQQHRTPPHTLTKTPATPPTPSKVVPGPAEATAVSKRPEQPAPRPLAPVTAVKPTISPSTSSSASSGTAAQPTLHTLSAKPSHTPQLPKLQQAPSSHNRPNTHTQLSQPPPLQAHHPVGSDKTASSSSQVQQPIITQGTAVTKITFGSHQCPPVSSSGEAAAKLQAESSSGLGTSEKSAVSDILKISMMEAEIDPSAESMVVDSSSDCSPFTKAASTSPLISSSKHTHSHTHGAFSRIQKSKELDVIQVIPQYSIMPDSSQSNVVVEPSGFLEITDYTSQRLDEEAAMDQEVDSSNDEGAAASPMEACADQSQ; encoded by the exons ATGGTTCAGGCTACAGCGCAACATCAG TGGATGATTCAGCAGGAGAAGCCCCAATTGGCTGGCACCATGCCTGTGGTGTGGCCCACCCTCCTGGACCTCAGCAGGGACGAGTGTAAACGAATCCTTCGCAAGCTCG AGCTGGAGGCGTATGCAGGAGTGATCAGTGCTCTCCGTGCTCAAGGGGATTTAACCAAGGACAAGAAGGACCTCCTGGGGGAGCTGACCAAAGTCCTAAG TATCTCAACTGAACGCCATCGTGCAGAGGTTCGCAGAGCAGTGAACGATGAACGTCTCACTACTATCGCGTACCA CATGTCTGGGCCCAACAGCTCTTCTGAGTGGTCTATTGAAGGACGTAGACTCGTCCCTCTGATGCCCAGATTGGTGCCACAGACGGCTTTTACAGTGACGGCCAATGCAGTAGCCAGTGCCACAGCACATCAAAACTCCTCACTGCTCCTCCCAGCAGAGACTGGCAATAAAGAAG TTGTGGTGTGCTACTCATACACCAGCACAACAGTCACGCCCCCTAGTGTCTCTGCCCCTAGCGGAAGCACAGCAGCTGCTGTCAAATCTCCCCGGCCTGCTAGCCCCGCCTCCAATGTGGTGGTCCTACCCAGTGGGAGTACTGTTTATGTAAAGA gtGTGAGTTGTTCCGATGAAGATGAGAAGCCCCGTAAGCGCCGGCGAACTAACTCCTCTGGCTCCTCCCCGGTGCTGCTAAAGGAGGTGCCTAAAGTGGCTCCACCCATTTCCAAGACCATCACAGTGCCAGTCAGCGGCAGCCCTAAGATGAGTAACCTGATGCAGAGCATCGCCAACTCTCTGCCCCCACACATGTCCCCAGTGAAGATCACCTTCACCAAGCCCACCACACAGACCACCAATACCACCACTCAGAAG GTGATCATTGTTACTACGTCACCAAGCTCCAACTTTGTACCCAACATCCTCTCCAAGTCACATAACTACGCAGCCATGTCTAAGCTGGTTTCCAGCTCGGTGCTGACCTCGACCAATCCGAAGCAGACTATGGTGATATCAGCAGGCTCTAGTACTGCTCCAGGACCCACCTCTGTCGCTGTGACAACTGTGGTGTCCTCCACCCCTCCAGTGGTCATGTCCACCATGGCTCAAA CTGGGTCTGCAGCTTCCGCAGCAGTAAAAGTAGCTGCAGCAAGGCTACCTTCTCCAAAGGCTCTGGTGGGCTCGCCGTCTCAGATTCTGCAGTttcccaaacaacaacagcagcagcaaccACAGCAGTCCCAGTCTCCTAAAGGATTGCAGGGCTCCACCATCTCCTCCTCCCCTCAGAGCACCAGCACCCCTTCAGGGTCCAAACCCACCATCCAGATCAAACAGGAATCAG GTGTGAAGATCATCACACAGCAGATGCAACCCAGTAAGATCTTACCGAAACCCTCCAGTGCAGCTATGcctagcagcagcagcagttccGCTCCCATCATGGTGGTCAGCAGCAATGGGGCCATTATGACCACAAAGCTAGTCTCAACCCCTACAG GGACCCAGGCCACCTACACTCGACCATCTGTCACTCCCACCATTGGAGCCCGAATGGCCACATCACCAGCCGGAGCTACTTATGTGAAGACCACCAGTGGCAGTATCATTACTGTGGTGCCGAAGTCTTTGGCCACACTAGGGGGAAAGATCATCAGCACTAACATTGTGTCTG GCACCACCACAAAGATCACCACCATTCCCATGACCTCCAAGCCCAATGTAATCGTGGTGCAAAAGACCACAGGGAAAGGAACCACCATCCAGGGCTTGCCTGGGAAAAACGTGGTCACCACACTGTTAAACGCAGGG GGGGAGAAGGCTCTGCAGGCAGTGCCAGGAGCGAAGCCTGCCATCATCACAGCATCTCGACCAATCACGAAAATGATAGTAACACAGCCGAAGGGTCTGGGTTCTGCGGTGCAACCGTCCAGCACCACTAAGATCATCCCCACCAAGATTGTCTATGGCCAGCAGGGCAAGACTCAG GTGCTGATAAAGCCAAAGCCCATGGCCTTCCAGACAGCCGTGGTGAGTGAGCAGACAAGGCAGCTGGTCAGCGAGACACTGCAGCAGGTGACACGAGGAGTCGAGGCAGGAGCAGTACCGGGCTCCAGTCAGGAGGTGGGGCTGAAGGACGATTCTCCTTCTTATATGGAGAGTAGCCCTGCATCCTCAGACAGTACACACG cACAGCCGGTAGTGCACGTAATTACCTCCAGGGGCCAGGACTGGGCAGAGCAGGAGGTTTCCGTAGAAGCGAGTCCCACCATCATTTATCAGGATGTGAGTGGAGAGGCTCAGTCAGCCACATCAACCATTAAAGCCCTGCTGGAGCTGCAGCAGACCACAG CTAAGGAAAAGGGGGAAACTAAGCCCAGGCAGCACACCATCGATCTGAGTCAGATGGCAGTGCCCATCCAGATGACGCCAGAGAGGAGGCAGTCACCTGAGCCCTCAGGCCAGTCTGCAGGAGAGCCGGAAACTCCAGCAGAGTCCAGCACTATAG gTAAATCAGTGAAAGCAGCAGCAAGTGAAGTGTCTGCATCCAGCAGCTATACATCAGCTCTGTCCTCCACTGTGAAGAGCTCCAGCACTACTCCTTCCACAAGCAGCACAACACCCAGTGCTCAG ACTGTCGTGTCTCCAGCTCAGAGCAGGCCTTTGGAGGAGCAGGCTGTAGTGGAGGAGGGCGAGTTAGAGGGCGACACTTTGGACCCTCAGACCGGACTCTTCTACAGATCAGCTCAGCCCCCACCTCCACCCCTCCAACAGCACCGTACACCGCCTCACACCCTCACCAAGACCCCTGCCACCCCACCCACACCTAGCAAAGTCGTCCCAGGCCCAGCTGAAGCAACTGCAGTCTCCAAGAGGCCAGAGCAGCCCGCTCCCAGACCCCTTGCTCCAGTGACTGCGGTAAAACCCACCATCTCTCCTTCAACATCATCTTCTGCCTCCTCTGGAACCGCAGCCCAACCAACGTTGCACACACTGTCTGCCAaaccctcacacactccacaactGCCTAAATTGCAGCAGGCTCCAAGCTCACACAACcggcccaacacacacacacagttgtccCAGCCCCCGCCGCTGCAGGCCCACCACCCAGTCGGCTCAGATAAAacagccagcagcagcagccag GTGCAGCAGCCAATCATCACACAGGGCACTGCAGTCACTAAGATCACATTTGGCAGTCACCAATGTCCACCTGTGTCCAGCAGTGGCGAGGCAGCCGCTAAGCTGCAGGCAGAGTCCAGCTCAGGGCTGGGCACCTCAGAGAAATCAGCCGTCTCAGACATCCTGAAGATTTCCATGATGGAGGCAGAGATTGACCCGAGTGCAGAATCTATGGTGGTGGACTCATCCAGCGACTGCAGCCCCTTCACCAAAGCCGCGTCTACCTCCCCCCTCATCAGCAGCTCCAagcatacacactctcacacacatggtGCCTTCAGCCGCATTCAAAAGAGCAAAGAGCTGGACGTGATACAG GTGATTCCCCAGTACTCCATCATGCCAGATTCAAGTCAGTCGAATGTGGTTGTGGAACCCAGCGGCTTTCTGGAGATCACAGACTACACCAGCCAGCGCCTAGACGAGGAGGCCGCAATGGACCAGGAGGTGGACAGCAGCAACGATGAGGGGGCGGCAGCTAGCCCTATGGAGGCCTGTGCCGACCAATCACAGTGA